In Chitinophagaceae bacterium C216, the genomic stretch GATGCTTTTGAACTGTATGACACCTACGGTTTTCCTGCTGACCTTACACGGCTGATTGCCACCGAAAACAACTTGAAGGTGGATGAAGCGGGATTTGAAAATGAAATGAAACAGCAAAAAGATCGCTCGCGGGCCGCTACTGCCATTGATACGCAGGATTGGGTACAGGTGGCAGCGGAAGTGCCGGTAAAGTTTGTAGGATACGAAGATTTGAATGCAGGAGCAAAAGTGATCAAATACCGCAAGGTTTCGGCTAAGGGCAAAGAACAATATCAGCTGGTATTGGATATCACTCCTTTCTACGCCGAAAGCGGAGGTCAAGTGGGAGATAAAGGAAAACTGATTTTTGAGAACGGCGAAGAAATTCCTGTTACCGATACTAAGAAAGAAAACGATCTTATCATTCACTTTACCGATAAACTGCCTTCGGATGTTTCGCAGCCATTGCGTGCTGTAGTGAATGCAGAAAAAAGACTATATGCGGCATATAACCACACTGCCACCCATCTGTTGCACAGTGCTTTAAAACAGGTACTAGGATCGCACGTCAATCAGAAGGGCTCTTTAGTATCGCCCGATATACTTCGCTTTGATGTGTCGCATTTCGCCAAAATCACCGATGAAGAAATTAGGGAGGTTGAACGTATAGTAAACGACAAGATTAGAGAAAACTTGCCGGTTATCATCAAAGAAATGCCTAAAGATGAAGCCCTGCAAATGGGAGCCATGGCATTGTTCGGAGAAAAATACGGCGATATCGTAAGGGTAGTAAGCATCGGATCCGGCTTTTCAACAGAGCTGTGCGGAGGAACACACGTTCTTCATACCGGTATGATTGGCCTGTTTGTTATTACCAGCGAATCGGCTGTGGCAGCAGGCGTACGTCGTATTGAAGCATTAACAGGGCCCGCAGCACTGCAATATGTATATGATAAGCTGGCGCAGAATAAGGCGCTTGCCGAATTGCTCAAGACTAGTGATCCCATTAAGGCTGTTGAAAAGCTTATTGCAGATAAAGCCACTCTCGAAAAAAGAGTAGAGCGCCTGGAAGCAAAAGAGTTGGTTAGTATTCGTAACGAATTGCTACGCAAAGACGAAATCATCAATCAGATCAACTTCATAGGAGATATCGTAGAAGTAAGCAATCCTGACGCATTAAAAAGATTATGCCTCGACCTTAAAAATCAGTTGAAGGATTTCGTGGTAGTACTCTGTGCCAATATTGGCGGCAAGGCTTTTGTAGCCGTCAGCATTGCTGAAAATGTGGTAGCTGCCAGAAATCTCGATGCGGGGCAGATTATCAAACAGCAGGTAGCTCCGCTGGTTAACGGAGGAGGTGGTGGTCAGAAAACGCTGGCTACTGCGGGCGGTAAGGAAGTAGGGAACCTGCAACAAGTTATCGATACTGTAAGAAATCTCCTTCAGTAATAAAAAACGGACTCTATATAAACCTCACGCTTTAAACGTGAGGTTTTTCTTTTCTAAGAATTACCTTTAAAGTAAAATACTCAGGGTTATGTCTCTTTTCCATATTATCCCCGACAGACACGATGTAGTTCAGGACCATAATGCACCCAAAGACAAAAATAGTTTCAGACATAAGCTGTATGTAGTCATCTTTCAGAATAACACGCGTGCTGGCAGACTTT encodes the following:
- the alaS gene encoding Alanine--tRNA ligase; the encoded protein is MTSSEIRQRFLDFFKSKGHTIVPSAPIVVKNDPTLMFTNAGMNQFKDYFLGNKQSPHPRVADTQKCLRVSGKHNDLEEVGVDTYHHTMFEMLGNWSFGDYFKKEAIEWSWELLTEVYKIDKDRLYVTVFEGDEQEGLPFDQEAYDEWAKWISKDRILKGKKKDNFWEMGDTGPCGPCSEIHIDCRSNEERKAIDGKTLINADHPQVIEIWNNVFIQFNRKKDGSLEPLPAKHVDTGMGFERLVRVLQGKNSNYDTDIFTGTIAEIEKMVALPNPSGGLLGESSTKQAIALRVVADHIRAIVFTIADGQLPSNTGAGYVIRRILRRAVRYYYSYLDYKQPLLYQLVKLIAAQFEQVFPEVKQQQAFIEKVIKEEEESFLRTLEKGLRRMDDIIAASAKSGIINGKDAFELYDTYGFPADLTRLIATENNLKVDEAGFENEMKQQKDRSRAATAIDTQDWVQVAAEVPVKFVGYEDLNAGAKVIKYRKVSAKGKEQYQLVLDITPFYAESGGQVGDKGKLIFENGEEIPVTDTKKENDLIIHFTDKLPSDVSQPLRAVVNAEKRLYAAYNHTATHLLHSALKQVLGSHVNQKGSLVSPDILRFDVSHFAKITDEEIREVERIVNDKIRENLPVIIKEMPKDEALQMGAMALFGEKYGDIVRVVSIGSGFSTELCGGTHVLHTGMIGLFVITSESAVAAGVRRIEALTGPAALQYVYDKLAQNKALAELLKTSDPIKAVEKLIADKATLEKRVERLEAKELVSIRNELLRKDEIINQINFIGDIVEVSNPDALKRLCLDLKNQLKDFVVVLCANIGGKAFVAVSIAENVVAARNLDAGQIIKQQVAPLVNGGGGGQKTLATAGGKEVGNLQQVIDTVRNLLQ